The segment TTTTTTTCAAACATTCCTTTTTGCATGCCTTTAATTGATAAATCTTCTATTACTATGTTTTTATAACTTGATACGAAATAACAAGATAATTTATGCAAAAAGTCTTTTCTTTGACTTGATATTTTCTTATGTAGCTTAGTTAATTTTAATCTAGCTTTAGCTCTATTAGAAAAACCTTTTTTCTTTTTTGATAGTTTCCTTTGGTATTTCTTAAGTCTATTTTCATTTCTTAGTAAATATTTAGGATGATTGGTTTTCTCACCTTCACTACTTACTAAAAAATGTCTCATACTCATATCAATACCTACTACTTCCCTTTTATCACCCTTAGTTTCATTGTTATTTTTAGTACCCAAGTACTCAACTGCTATTGAAACATAATATTTATCATTAATATCTTTTTCTACCACTACATGCTTAATAAGCTCATTATCTTTAATGGGCCTATATAGACATAATTTTGCAAATCCTATTTTAGGTAGCCTTATATAATTATTTTCTATTCTTATTGAGTTTCCTTGATTATTAGTTCTATAAGTTTGCCTATTTCTCTTACTCCTATATTTAGGAAATCCTTGTGTTCTATTTCCCTTTTTAATTTCTCTAAAAAAATTATTATACGCAGAATTTAAGTCCATCCACGCACTACAAAGTGCTAAACTATTAACTTCTTTTAAAAAAGGAAATTCTTTCCTATATTTACTTGGATTAACACTAAGACTTTGTTTATTTTTTTCATAATAATCTTTCTTATCACTTAACATTTTGTTATACAAAAATCTTACACATCCAAATACTTTTGAAAAGCATTTTTTTTGACTATTATTAGGATATATTCTGTATTTATAAGCTTTATTATCACTCATTATTTTTAAAATTATATTAAATTAAACTTGCTTTACAAATTCATCTCCACCTAAATTTCATAGAAATTATAGGTGGAGTATTCTTTGTTATTTTTTGATAAAAGTAATTAAATAATTAAATCAAAATTAAAATTATTATATTATTTTACTTAAAATTAAAATAATCTGAATAAATAAAATAAAATATTAAATTGATATTTATACTAAATTATATTAAATATAATTTTATATATGATATAATCAATAGTATTATGTTTAATATAGGAGTATAAATATGAAAAAAATAATAAAAGTATTATTTTTATTATTAGCATCTTGTGTTCATGAACAACAAAAAGTATCATCAATAGATGATTTAAATGATCAAAAAGGATATCTAGATAATCAAAGTGTAGTTTCAGAAAGCTACGAATCAAAAAAAAAGAGCTTATTAAATAGTTTGAATCAGTCATTAATTCAAACTACAGATTTAATGGAAAAAGCTGATCTTACAGTAGACAATTTAAATGAATCAGACGAATCAAATAAAGTTGTAGAAGTAGTTATTAGTGGAGTAAATTTAATTTCAGCTTCTGCAGATCAGTTAAAAAGCTTATCAGAAAGTATATATGATTTAGCTCAAACGGCAGGAATAGATCTAGAAGAGATAAACAAATTTAGAGATAAGGCAACAGTTGCATCTAATGTGGCAAGACAGGCATATGACCTTACTAAATCAGTAGATGAAGACATGAAAAAACTGTATGAAGAACAACAGAAAGGAATAGATTTAGATTTAGATTCAGCTTCTGAGGAAATAAAACAAGCTAGGATAAATGTAGATAGAGCTTGGGAAGTTACAATAAAAGCTAAAGATCATTTAATAGATTTAAGAGGAGCGACAAAAGAGGTTTTGGATAAAGTAAATGCAGAAATCACAAATAACAAAAAACTTGAAGATATAAAAAGAGTAGTAGAGTTAGCAGTGCAAGTAGCTGAGAATGCAAAAGAAACAGCACAAAAAGTTATAACCTCATTAAATACTTAACTAAATAAAGTAGGAGGGCAATAATAATTTATTTGTCCTTCTTTTACTTTCAAATTTTAAATTAAAAACAAATGAAAGATCTAGAGTAAAACATCAATTTTACGTTTTTATTTTTTAAT is part of the Borrelia sp. A-FGy1 genome and harbors:
- a CDS encoding OspD family protein encodes the protein MKKIIKVLFLLLASCVHEQQKVSSIDDLNDQKGYLDNQSVVSESYESKKKSLLNSLNQSLIQTTDLMEKADLTVDNLNESDESNKVVEVVISGVNLISASADQLKSLSESIYDLAQTAGIDLEEINKFRDKATVASNVARQAYDLTKSVDEDMKKLYEEQQKGIDLDLDSASEEIKQARINVDRAWEVTIKAKDHLIDLRGATKEVLDKVNAEITNNKKLEDIKRVVELAVQVAENAKETAQKVITSLNT